One Lysobacter enzymogenes DNA segment encodes these proteins:
- the rpsL gene encoding 30S ribosomal protein S12 — translation MATINQLVRKPRQAATYKSTSPALANCPQRRGVCTRVYTTTPKKPNSALRKVAKVRLTNGYEVISYIGGEGHNLQEHSVVLIRGGRVKDLPGVRYHTVRGSLDAAGVAKRRQSRSKYGAKRPKS, via the coding sequence ATGGCAACCATCAATCAGCTCGTCCGCAAGCCGCGGCAGGCAGCTACCTACAAGAGCACCTCGCCGGCGCTCGCCAACTGCCCGCAGCGCCGCGGCGTCTGCACCCGCGTGTACACCACCACCCCGAAGAAGCCGAACTCGGCTCTGCGCAAGGTCGCCAAGGTGCGCCTGACCAACGGTTACGAAGTCATTTCGTACATCGGCGGCGAAGGCCACAACCTGCAGGAGCACTCGGTCGTGCTGATCCGCGGCGGCCGCGTGAAGGACCTGCCGGGCGTGCGCTACCACACCGTGCGCGGCTCGCTCGACGCCGCCGGCGTCGCCAAGCGTCGCCAGAGCCGTTCCAAGTACGGCGCCAAGCGTCCGAAGTCCTAA
- the rpsG gene encoding 30S ribosomal protein S7: MSRKGSAPQRSILPDPKHGSETIARFINMVMQSGKKSVAEKIVYGAMDVIGEKNPNALELVEKALTNVSPSVEVKSRRVGGATYQVPVEVRSSRRVALAMRWLIDSARKRGESSMPRKLAAELLDASENRGAAIKKREETHRMAEANRAFAHYRW; this comes from the coding sequence ATGTCGCGTAAAGGCTCCGCCCCGCAGCGTTCGATCCTGCCCGATCCCAAGCACGGCAGCGAAACGATCGCGCGTTTCATCAATATGGTCATGCAGAGCGGCAAGAAGTCGGTCGCCGAGAAGATCGTCTACGGCGCGATGGACGTCATCGGCGAGAAGAATCCCAACGCCCTGGAACTGGTCGAGAAGGCCCTGACCAACGTGTCCCCGTCGGTCGAGGTGAAGTCCCGCCGCGTCGGCGGCGCCACCTACCAGGTGCCGGTCGAAGTGCGCTCCTCGCGCCGCGTCGCCCTGGCGATGCGCTGGCTGATCGACTCCGCGCGCAAGCGCGGCGAGAGCTCGATGCCGCGCAAGCTGGCCGCCGAGCTGCTGGACGCTTCCGAGAACCGCGGCGCGGCGATCAAGAAGCGCGAAGAGACTCATCGCATGGCGGAAGCGAACCGCGCGTTCGCGCACTACCGCTGGTGA
- the fusA gene encoding elongation factor G has translation MARTTPIERYRNFGIMAHIDAGKTTTSERILFYTGVSHKIGEVHEGAATMDWMEQEQERGITITSAATTAFWKGMDKSLPEHRFNIIDTPGHVDFTIEVERSLRVLDGAVFVLCAVGGVQPQSETVWRQANKYSVPRMAFVNKMDRTGANFDKVVEQLKARLGAYAVPMQVPIGAEDGFEGVVDLLKMKAIHWDVASQGTKFEYKDIPAELQSKAEEARSFMIEAAAEATEELMEKYLGGEELTEEEIVSGLRARTLKVEIVPVFCGSAFKNKGVQAMLDGVINLLPSPADRPPVQGIDENEKEDSRKASDSEPFSALAFKIMTDPFVGALTFFRVYSGVLNSGDQVYNPVKMKKERIGRILQMHANQRDEIKEVRAGDIAAAVGLKDVTTGDTLCAQDHVITLERMVFPEPVISMAVEPKTKSDQEKMGIALGRLAQEDPSFRVRTDEESGQTIISGMGELHLDIIVDRMRREFNVEANVGKPQVAYRETIRKSDVKSDYKHAKQSGGKGQYGHVVIELSPMNEADRANEDVENDFLFVNDITGGVIPKEFIPAVEKGLRETITSGPLAGFPVVGVKVKLVFGSYHDVDSSEMAFKLAASMAFKEGFRKADPVLLEPMMKVEVVTPEEYVGDVMGDLSRRRGLLQGQDDTPSGKTINAMVPLGEMFGYATTIRSLTQGRATFTMEFDHYAEAPTNIAETVIKKGG, from the coding sequence GTGGCTCGCACCACTCCCATCGAGCGTTACCGCAACTTCGGCATCATGGCCCACATCGATGCCGGCAAGACCACCACGTCCGAACGCATCCTGTTCTACACCGGCGTCAGCCACAAGATCGGCGAAGTGCACGAAGGTGCCGCGACGATGGACTGGATGGAGCAGGAGCAGGAGCGCGGCATCACCATCACTTCCGCCGCGACCACCGCGTTCTGGAAGGGCATGGACAAGTCGCTGCCCGAGCACCGCTTCAACATCATCGACACCCCCGGCCACGTCGACTTCACCATCGAAGTGGAGCGTTCGCTGCGCGTGCTCGACGGCGCGGTGTTCGTGCTGTGCGCCGTGGGCGGCGTGCAGCCGCAGTCCGAGACCGTTTGGCGCCAGGCCAACAAGTACTCGGTGCCGCGCATGGCGTTCGTCAACAAGATGGACCGCACCGGCGCCAACTTCGATAAGGTCGTCGAACAGCTGAAGGCGCGCCTGGGCGCGTACGCCGTTCCGATGCAGGTGCCGATCGGCGCCGAAGACGGCTTCGAGGGCGTGGTCGACCTGCTGAAGATGAAGGCGATCCACTGGGACGTCGCCTCGCAGGGCACCAAGTTCGAATACAAGGACATCCCGGCCGAGCTGCAGTCCAAGGCCGAGGAAGCGCGCAGCTTCATGATCGAAGCCGCCGCCGAAGCGACCGAAGAGCTGATGGAGAAGTACCTGGGCGGCGAAGAGCTGACCGAGGAAGAAATCGTCTCCGGTCTGCGCGCGCGCACCCTGAAGGTCGAGATCGTGCCGGTGTTCTGCGGCTCGGCGTTCAAGAACAAGGGCGTGCAGGCCATGCTCGACGGCGTCATCAACCTGCTGCCGTCGCCGGCCGACCGTCCGCCGGTGCAGGGCATCGACGAGAACGAAAAGGAAGACAGCCGCAAGGCTTCGGATTCCGAGCCGTTCTCGGCGCTGGCGTTCAAGATCATGACCGACCCGTTCGTGGGCGCGCTGACCTTCTTCCGCGTCTACTCGGGCGTGCTGAACTCGGGCGACCAGGTCTACAACCCGGTCAAGATGAAGAAGGAGCGCATCGGCCGCATCCTGCAGATGCACGCCAACCAGCGCGACGAAATCAAGGAAGTCCGCGCCGGCGACATCGCCGCGGCCGTGGGCCTGAAGGACGTGACCACCGGCGACACCCTGTGCGCCCAGGACCACGTCATCACCCTCGAGCGCATGGTGTTCCCGGAGCCCGTCATCTCGATGGCGGTCGAGCCGAAGACCAAGTCGGACCAGGAAAAGATGGGCATCGCGCTGGGCCGCCTGGCTCAGGAAGATCCCTCGTTCCGCGTGCGTACCGACGAAGAGTCCGGCCAGACCATCATCTCGGGCATGGGCGAGCTGCACCTGGACATCATCGTCGACCGCATGCGTCGCGAGTTCAACGTCGAGGCCAACGTCGGCAAGCCGCAGGTGGCGTACCGCGAGACCATCCGCAAGTCGGACGTCAAGTCGGACTACAAGCACGCCAAGCAGTCCGGCGGTAAGGGCCAGTACGGTCACGTCGTGATCGAGCTGTCGCCGATGAACGAAGCCGACCGCGCCAACGAGGACGTCGAGAACGATTTCCTGTTCGTCAACGACATCACCGGCGGCGTGATTCCGAAGGAATTCATCCCGGCGGTCGAGAAGGGCCTGCGCGAGACCATCACCAGCGGTCCGCTGGCCGGCTTCCCGGTCGTGGGCGTGAAGGTCAAGCTCGTGTTCGGTTCGTACCACGACGTCGACTCGTCGGAAATGGCGTTCAAGCTCGCCGCGTCGATGGCCTTCAAGGAAGGCTTCCGCAAGGCCGATCCGGTCCTGCTGGAGCCGATGATGAAGGTCGAAGTGGTGACCCCGGAAGAGTACGTCGGCGACGTGATGGGCGACTTGAGCCGTCGTCGCGGCCTGCTGCAGGGCCAGGACGACACGCCGTCGGGCAAGACCATCAACGCGATGGTGCCGCTGGGCGAGATGTTCGGTTACGCGACCACGATCCGTTCGCTGACCCAGGGCCGCGCGACCTTCACGATGGAATTCGACCATTACGCCGAGGCGCCGACCAACATCGCCGAGACGGTCATCAAGAAGGGCGGCTAA
- the tuf gene encoding elongation factor Tu, translating to MAKGKFERTKPHVNVGTIGHVDHGKTTLTAALTKVGAERFGGEFKAYDAIDAAPEEKARGITISTAHVEYESPNRHYAHVDCPGHADYVKNMITGAAQMDGAILVCSAADGPMPQTREHILLSRQVGVPYIVVFLNKADMVDDAELLELVEMEVRELLSKYEFPGDDTPIIHGSARLALEGDQSDIGVPAIIKLVEALDSFIPEPERAIDKPFLMPVEDVFSISGRGTVVTGRIERGIIKVGDEIEIVGIRPTQKTTVTGVEMFRKLLDQGQAGDNAGLLLRGTKRDDVERGQVLAKPGSITPHTEFEGEVYVLSKDEGGRHTPFFKGYRPQFYFRTTDITGACQLPEGVEMVMPGDNVKMVVTLINPVAMDEGLRFAIREGGRTVGAGVVSKIVK from the coding sequence ATGGCTAAGGGTAAATTCGAGCGCACCAAGCCGCACGTGAACGTCGGCACGATCGGTCACGTCGACCACGGCAAGACCACGCTGACGGCCGCTCTGACCAAGGTCGGCGCCGAGCGTTTCGGTGGCGAGTTCAAGGCGTACGACGCGATCGACGCGGCGCCGGAAGAGAAGGCTCGCGGCATCACGATCTCGACGGCGCACGTCGAGTACGAAAGCCCGAACCGTCACTACGCCCACGTGGACTGCCCGGGCCACGCCGACTACGTGAAGAACATGATCACGGGTGCGGCGCAGATGGACGGCGCGATCCTGGTGTGCTCGGCCGCCGACGGCCCGATGCCGCAGACGCGCGAACACATCCTGCTGTCGCGTCAGGTCGGCGTGCCGTACATCGTCGTGTTCCTGAACAAGGCCGACATGGTGGACGACGCCGAGCTGCTCGAGCTGGTCGAGATGGAAGTGCGCGAGCTGCTGTCGAAGTACGAGTTCCCGGGCGACGACACCCCGATCATCCACGGTTCGGCCCGTCTGGCGCTGGAAGGCGACCAGAGCGACATCGGCGTGCCGGCGATCATCAAGCTGGTCGAGGCGCTGGACAGCTTCATTCCGGAGCCGGAGCGCGCGATCGACAAGCCGTTCCTGATGCCGGTGGAAGACGTGTTCTCGATCTCGGGCCGCGGCACCGTGGTGACCGGCCGTATCGAGCGCGGCATCATCAAGGTGGGCGACGAAATCGAAATCGTCGGCATCCGTCCGACCCAGAAGACCACGGTCACCGGCGTCGAGATGTTCCGCAAGCTGCTGGATCAGGGCCAGGCGGGCGACAACGCGGGCCTGCTGCTGCGCGGCACCAAGCGCGACGACGTGGAGCGCGGCCAGGTGCTGGCGAAGCCGGGTTCGATCACCCCGCACACCGAGTTCGAGGGCGAGGTGTACGTGCTGTCGAAGGACGAAGGCGGCCGCCACACCCCGTTCTTCAAGGGCTACCGTCCGCAGTTCTACTTCCGCACCACCGACATCACCGGCGCGTGCCAGCTGCCGGAAGGCGTCGAGATGGTGATGCCGGGCGACAACGTGAAGATGGTGGTCACGCTGATCAACCCGGTGGCGATGGACGAAGGCCTGCGCTTCGCGATCCGCGAAGGCGGCCGTACCGTCGGCGCCGGCGTGGTGTCGAAGATCGTCAAGTGA
- the rpsJ gene encoding 30S ribosomal protein S10: MADQKIRIRLKAYDHRLIDRSASEIVETAKRTGAQVRGPIPLPTKIERYTVLVSPHVDKDARDQYETRTHKRVLDIVDPNDKTVDALMKLELAAGVDVQIKLT, encoded by the coding sequence ATGGCGGACCAAAAGATCCGGATCCGGCTCAAGGCGTACGATCATCGTCTGATCGACCGCTCGGCCAGCGAGATCGTCGAGACGGCCAAGCGGACCGGCGCGCAAGTGCGCGGCCCGATCCCGCTGCCGACCAAGATCGAGCGTTACACCGTTCTCGTCTCCCCGCACGTCGACAAGGACGCGCGCGACCAGTACGAGACCCGCACGCACAAGCGCGTGCTCGATATCGTGGACCCCAACGACAAGACCGTGGACGCGCTGATGAAGCTCGAGCTCGCGGCTGGCGTCGATGTCCAGATCAAGCTGACCTGA
- the rplC gene encoding 50S ribosomal protein L3: MTAKKYSLGIVGRKAGMSRFFTEDGKSVPVTLIEATPNRITQIKTEDTDGYSAVQVTVGVRRAALVNKPEAGHLAKAKVEAGRGLWELRVEADQIGAFEVGGEIKADIFSAGQLVDVQGVTKGKGFQGTIKRWNFRMGDATHGNSLSHRSPGSIGQRQTPGRVFPGKKMSGHMGAVQQSTQRLEVVKVDAERGLIAIKGAVPGAPGGDVIVRPSSKA, encoded by the coding sequence ATGACCGCGAAGAAGTATTCGTTGGGCATCGTCGGTCGCAAGGCCGGCATGAGCCGTTTCTTCACCGAAGACGGCAAGTCGGTTCCGGTGACCCTCATCGAGGCGACCCCGAACCGCATCACCCAGATCAAGACCGAAGACACCGACGGCTACAGCGCCGTGCAGGTGACGGTCGGCGTGCGCCGCGCCGCGCTCGTCAACAAGCCCGAAGCCGGTCACCTCGCCAAGGCGAAGGTCGAAGCCGGTCGCGGCCTGTGGGAGCTGCGCGTGGAAGCCGACCAGATCGGCGCGTTCGAAGTCGGCGGCGAGATCAAGGCCGACATCTTCAGCGCCGGCCAGCTGGTCGACGTCCAGGGCGTGACCAAGGGCAAGGGCTTCCAGGGCACGATCAAGCGCTGGAACTTCCGCATGGGCGACGCGACGCACGGCAACTCGCTGTCGCACCGTTCGCCGGGCTCCATCGGCCAGCGCCAGACGCCGGGCCGCGTGTTTCCGGGCAAGAAGATGTCGGGCCACATGGGCGCCGTCCAGCAGAGCACCCAGCGTCTTGAAGTGGTCAAGGTCGACGCCGAGCGCGGCCTGATCGCGATCAAGGGCGCCGTGCCGGGCGCACCGGGTGGCGACGTGATCGTCCGTCCCTCGAGCAAGGCATAA
- the rplD gene encoding 50S ribosomal protein L4: MELAINNSSKTLSVSDEIFGREFSEDLVHQVVVAYRNAGRAGTKAQKTRSEVNGTTKKSKKQKGGGARHGALTAPIFVGGGVTFAAKPRSFAQKVNRKMYRAAIAAILSELNRQGRITVVESFDIDAPKTKGLIEKLRSLEVGRRPLIVTEEATENLYLSARNLPYVEVRDVQGLDPVALVGADSVVLTSDAVKKIEEWLA, from the coding sequence ATGGAACTCGCCATCAATAACAGCAGCAAGACGCTATCGGTCTCCGACGAGATCTTCGGCCGCGAATTCAGCGAAGACCTAGTCCATCAGGTCGTCGTCGCCTATCGCAACGCCGGTCGCGCCGGCACCAAGGCGCAGAAGACCCGTTCGGAAGTCAACGGCACGACCAAGAAGTCGAAGAAGCAGAAGGGCGGCGGTGCTCGTCACGGCGCGCTCACCGCTCCGATCTTCGTCGGCGGCGGCGTGACCTTCGCGGCCAAGCCGCGCAGCTTCGCGCAGAAGGTCAACCGCAAGATGTACCGCGCCGCGATCGCCGCGATCCTGTCCGAGCTCAACCGCCAGGGCCGCATCACGGTCGTCGAGAGCTTCGACATCGACGCGCCGAAGACCAAGGGCCTGATCGAAAAGCTCAGGAGCCTGGAAGTCGGCCGCCGTCCGCTGATCGTGACAGAAGAGGCCACCGAGAACCTGTACCTCTCGGCCCGCAACCTGCCGTACGTCGAAGTCCGTGATGTCCAGGGCCTGGATCCGGTCGCCCTCGTCGGCGCCGACTCGGTCGTGCTCACCAGCGACGCGGTCAAGAAGATCGAGGAGTGGCTGGCATGA
- the rplW gene encoding 50S ribosomal protein L23 yields the protein MNDAKLYSIIRAPRVSEKTARLQEVSNQYVFEVSNEATKGDIKVAVEKLFDVKVEAVNVVNVKGKNKAFRNRMGRRGDWRKAYVTLAEGQSIDVMAKA from the coding sequence ATGAACGACGCCAAGCTCTACAGCATCATCCGCGCGCCGCGCGTGTCCGAAAAGACCGCGCGTCTGCAGGAAGTTTCCAACCAATACGTCTTCGAAGTTTCGAACGAAGCGACCAAGGGCGACATCAAGGTCGCCGTTGAGAAGCTGTTCGACGTCAAGGTCGAGGCTGTCAATGTGGTCAACGTGAAGGGCAAGAACAAGGCCTTCCGCAACCGCATGGGCCGCCGCGGCGACTGGCGCAAGGCGTACGTGACGCTGGCCGAAGGCCAGTCGATCGACGTGATGGCCAAGGCCTGA
- the rplB gene encoding 50S ribosomal protein L2, with the protein MALMTFKPTSAGRRNAVRVVTPGLHKGAPHAALIEKQGKTGGRNHHGRITTRHIGGGHKQHYRIIDFKRDKEGIPARVERIEYDPNRTAHIALLCYVDGERRYIIAPKGLKDGDQVIAGRDAPIRVGNTLPLSNVPVGTTVCCVEMKPGKGAQLARAAGASAYLVAREQGYATLRLRSGEMRKVPVECRATVGEVGNDEHNLEKLGKAGAKRWRGIKPTVRGAAMNPVDHPHGGGEAKAGQGNPHPVTPWGVPTKGYKTRKNKRTTQFIVRDRRG; encoded by the coding sequence ATGGCATTGATGACTTTCAAGCCCACCTCCGCCGGCCGCCGCAACGCGGTCCGCGTCGTGACCCCGGGCCTGCACAAGGGCGCGCCGCACGCGGCCCTGATCGAAAAGCAGGGCAAGACCGGCGGCCGTAACCACCACGGCCGCATCACCACCCGCCACATCGGCGGCGGTCACAAGCAGCACTACCGCATCATCGACTTCAAGCGCGACAAGGAAGGCATTCCGGCGCGCGTGGAGCGGATCGAATACGATCCCAACCGCACCGCGCACATCGCGCTGCTGTGCTACGTCGATGGCGAGCGCCGTTACATCATCGCCCCCAAGGGCCTGAAGGACGGCGACCAGGTGATCGCGGGCCGCGACGCCCCGATCCGCGTCGGCAACACGCTGCCGCTGAGCAACGTCCCGGTCGGCACCACCGTGTGCTGCGTCGAGATGAAGCCGGGCAAGGGCGCCCAGCTGGCCCGCGCGGCCGGCGCCAGCGCCTACCTGGTGGCTCGCGAGCAGGGCTACGCCACGCTGCGCCTTCGCTCCGGCGAAATGCGCAAGGTGCCGGTCGAGTGCCGCGCCACCGTCGGCGAAGTCGGCAACGACGAGCACAACCTCGAGAAGCTCGGCAAGGCCGGCGCCAAGCGTTGGCGCGGCATCAAGCCGACCGTCCGCGGCGCCGCCATGAACCCCGTCGACCACCCGCACGGTGGTGGCGAGGCGAAGGCCGGCCAGGGCAACCCGCATCCGGTCACCCCGTGGGGTGTTCCGACCAAGGGTTACAAGACGCGCAAGAACAAGCGCACCACGCAATTCATCGTGCGCGATCGCAGGGGTTAA
- the rpsS gene encoding 30S ribosomal protein S19 — translation MARSLKKGPFVDHHLIKKVETAGNNKKPIKTWSRRSMVLPEMVGFTIAIHNGKNHIPVLVNENMVGHKLGEFALTRTFKGHGGDKKSGK, via the coding sequence ATGGCACGTTCACTGAAGAAAGGTCCCTTCGTCGACCACCATCTGATCAAGAAGGTGGAGACCGCGGGCAACAACAAGAAGCCGATCAAGACCTGGTCGCGCCGTTCGATGGTCCTGCCGGAGATGGTCGGTTTCACGATCGCCATCCACAACGGCAAGAACCACATCCCGGTGCTGGTCAACGAGAACATGGTCGGCCACAAGCTTGGCGAGTTCGCCCTGACCCGTACGTTCAAGGGTCACGGCGGCGACAAGAAGTCGGGCAAGTAA
- the rplV gene encoding 50S ribosomal protein L22, translating into MEAKAILRTARISPQKARLVADQVRGLSAERAVNLLKFSDKKAAALIRKVVESAIANAENNQGADVDDLKVKTIMVDEGPALKRFMARAKGRGTRILKRTSHITVVVGAGK; encoded by the coding sequence ATGGAAGCGAAAGCCATCCTGCGCACCGCGCGCATCTCCCCGCAGAAGGCCCGCCTGGTCGCCGACCAGGTGCGCGGTCTGTCCGCCGAGCGCGCCGTCAACCTGCTGAAGTTCTCGGACAAGAAGGCTGCTGCACTGATCCGCAAGGTCGTGGAGTCCGCCATCGCCAACGCCGAGAACAACCAGGGCGCCGACGTCGACGATCTCAAGGTCAAGACCATCATGGTTGACGAGGGTCCCGCACTGAAGCGCTTCATGGCGCGTGCGAAGGGCCGCGGCACCCGCATCCTCAAGCGCACCAGCCACATCACTGTGGTTGTGGGCGCCGGCAAGTAA
- the rpsC gene encoding 30S ribosomal protein S3: MGHKVHPTGIRLGIAKDWNSKWFANKKQYAEYLAADLKVREMLRKKLAQAGISKIFIERPANNARVTIHTARPGVVIGKRGEDIEKLRKEVSNLMGVPAHINVTEVRKPELDAQLVAESIAQQLERRIMFRRAMKRAVGNAMRLGALGIKVNVAGRLNGAEIARSEWYREGRVPLHTLRADIDYGFAEAKTTYGIIGIKTWIYKGEVFDFAQVGQEKQDDSPRNERGDRGDRGDRGDRGDRNDRSGRPAREQR, translated from the coding sequence ATGGGTCATAAAGTTCATCCGACCGGAATCCGCCTGGGCATCGCCAAGGATTGGAATTCCAAGTGGTTCGCCAACAAGAAGCAGTACGCCGAGTACCTGGCGGCTGACCTGAAGGTTCGCGAGATGCTTCGCAAGAAGCTGGCTCAGGCCGGCATCTCGAAGATCTTCATCGAACGTCCGGCGAACAACGCCCGCGTCACGATCCACACCGCCCGTCCGGGCGTGGTGATCGGCAAGCGCGGCGAGGACATCGAGAAGCTGCGTAAGGAAGTCAGCAACCTGATGGGCGTTCCGGCGCACATCAACGTGACCGAGGTCCGCAAGCCGGAACTCGACGCGCAGCTGGTCGCCGAATCGATCGCGCAGCAGCTCGAGCGCCGCATCATGTTCCGCCGCGCGATGAAGCGCGCGGTCGGCAATGCGATGCGCCTCGGCGCGCTGGGCATCAAGGTCAACGTCGCCGGCCGCCTCAACGGCGCCGAGATCGCGCGTTCGGAGTGGTACCGCGAAGGCCGCGTGCCGCTGCATACCCTCCGCGCCGACATCGACTACGGCTTCGCCGAAGCCAAGACGACCTACGGCATCATCGGCATCAAGACCTGGATCTACAAGGGCGAGGTGTTCGATTTCGCCCAGGTCGGCCAGGAGAAGCAGGACGACTCGCCGCGCAACGAGCGTGGTGACCGTGGCGACCGCGGCGATCGCGGCGACCGCGGCGATCGCAACGACCGCTCGGGCCGTCCTGCCCGCGAACAGAGGTAA
- the rplP gene encoding 50S ribosomal protein L16: MLQPKRTKYRKVHKGRNEGLSWSGNAVSFGEYGLKATAHGQLTARQIEAARRSISRYVKRGGKMWIRVFPDKPITKKPIEVRMGSGKGNVEYWVAQIQPGRMIYEIEGVPEDVAREAFRLAAAKLSVTTTFVTRTVR, from the coding sequence ATGCTGCAACCCAAGCGAACCAAGTACCGCAAGGTACACAAGGGCCGTAACGAGGGCCTGAGCTGGAGCGGCAACGCCGTCAGCTTCGGCGAGTACGGCCTCAAGGCGACCGCGCACGGCCAGCTGACCGCTCGCCAGATCGAAGCGGCCCGCCGCTCGATCAGCCGCTACGTCAAGCGCGGCGGCAAGATGTGGATCCGCGTGTTCCCGGACAAGCCGATCACCAAGAAGCCGATCGAAGTCCGAATGGGCTCCGGTAAGGGCAACGTCGAGTACTGGGTCGCGCAGATCCAGCCCGGTCGCATGATTTACGAGATCGAGGGCGTTCCGGAAGACGTGGCGCGCGAAGCGTTCCGTCTGGCCGCCGCCAAGCTCTCGGTGACCACCACTTTCGTTACCCGGACGGTGCGCTAA
- the rpmC gene encoding 50S ribosomal protein L29, whose product MELKQLREKSADELKAHLVELHKEGFALRMQKATGQLAKTHDARRVRREIARVNMLLGEKK is encoded by the coding sequence ATGGAACTCAAGCAACTGCGCGAGAAGTCTGCCGATGAGCTCAAGGCTCATCTGGTCGAACTGCACAAGGAGGGCTTCGCCCTGCGCATGCAGAAGGCCACCGGCCAGCTCGCCAAGACCCACGACGCCCGCCGCGTTCGCCGCGAGATCGCTCGCGTGAACATGCTGCTGGGCGAGAAGAAGTAA
- the rpsQ gene encoding 30S ribosomal protein S17, which yields MTDNKTEKAVRTVEGRVVSNKMDKTVTVLVERQVKHALYGKYIRRSTKLHAHDADNACKEGDIVRVKEIAPLSKTKNWSVVEIVSRVAE from the coding sequence ATGACCGACAACAAGACAGAGAAGGCTGTGCGCACGGTTGAAGGCCGGGTCGTCAGCAACAAGATGGACAAGACCGTCACCGTGCTCGTCGAGCGCCAGGTCAAGCACGCGCTGTACGGCAAGTACATCCGCCGCTCGACCAAGCTCCACGCCCACGACGCCGACAACGCCTGCAAGGAAGGCGACATCGTGCGCGTGAAGGAGATTGCTCCCCTTTCCAAGACCAAGAACTGGAGCGTGGTTGAGATCGTCAGCCGCGTGGCCGAATAA
- the rplN gene encoding 50S ribosomal protein L14 gives MIQMQSYLGVADNSGAKEVMCIKVLGGSKRRYAHIGDIIKVTVKDAIPRGKVKKGDVYDAVVVRTRKGVRRPDGSLIRFDGNAAVLLNNKHEPIGTRIFGPVTRELRSEKFMKIVSLAPEVL, from the coding sequence ATGATCCAGATGCAAAGCTACCTCGGCGTGGCCGACAACTCCGGTGCCAAGGAAGTGATGTGCATCAAGGTGCTCGGCGGCTCCAAGCGCCGTTACGCGCACATTGGCGACATCATCAAGGTCACCGTGAAGGATGCGATTCCGCGCGGCAAGGTCAAGAAGGGCGACGTCTACGACGCCGTCGTGGTGCGCACCCGCAAGGGCGTGCGCCGTCCGGACGGCTCGCTGATCCGCTTCGACGGCAACGCTGCGGTGTTGCTCAACAACAAGCATGAGCCGATCGGCACCCGTATCTTCGGGCCCGTGACTCGCGAGCTGCGCTCGGAGAAGTTCATGAAGATCGTTTCGCTCGCGCCCGAAGTGCTCTGA
- the rplX gene encoding 50S ribosomal protein L24 — protein sequence MNRIKKGDQVIVTAGKDKGKKGDVVRVLGDKVVVSNINIVKRHTKPNPQANQPGGVVEREAPIHISNVMLFNPATGKGERIGFKVLEDGRKLRVFRSSGEAVDA from the coding sequence ATGAACCGTATCAAGAAGGGCGATCAGGTGATCGTCACCGCCGGCAAGGACAAGGGCAAGAAGGGCGATGTGGTGCGCGTGCTCGGCGACAAGGTCGTCGTGTCGAACATCAACATCGTCAAGCGCCACACCAAGCCGAATCCGCAGGCCAACCAGCCGGGCGGCGTGGTGGAGCGCGAAGCGCCGATCCACATTTCCAACGTCATGCTGTTCAACCCGGCCACCGGCAAGGGCGAACGCATCGGTTTCAAGGTGCTGGAGGATGGACGCAAACTGCGTGTGTTCCGCTCCAGCGGTGAGGCGGTCGACGCCTGA